In Anaerolineales bacterium, the following proteins share a genomic window:
- a CDS encoding NTP transferase domain-containing protein: protein MDAIVIAGGIPRPEDPLYSYVTGDAKALVDIAGKPMVQWVLDALSDAKRVDNVILVGLSPKNQLTCKKPLHFLSNQGRILANIVAGVHKSLELNKKNKYVLIVSSDIPALQSHMVDWLVDTSMQTQDDLYYGVCTREVMEKRFPDSRRTYTPLKDMELCGSDINLCHVRMATEHLDLWESLLGARKSPFKQASKLGLGLLFSLATRQLTLEVAVKRISERIGIKGRAIVWPYAEPCMDVDKPHQLEMMRADLTKQRRRSRPKPKTSAKKTTGKTVKKPSAVKKAVRAKSKSRSRSR from the coding sequence ATGGACGCAATCGTGATCGCAGGTGGAATTCCAAGACCGGAAGACCCGCTCTATTCCTACGTGACAGGCGACGCCAAAGCCTTGGTGGATATTGCGGGCAAACCTATGGTTCAGTGGGTGCTCGACGCGCTCAGCGATGCCAAGCGTGTAGATAACGTCATCCTTGTCGGTTTATCGCCGAAGAATCAGTTGACCTGTAAAAAGCCGCTCCATTTTCTTTCCAATCAGGGGCGCATATTGGCGAATATCGTGGCGGGCGTGCACAAATCGCTTGAACTAAATAAGAAGAATAAATATGTTTTGATCGTATCCTCGGATATTCCCGCCCTCCAATCTCACATGGTGGATTGGCTGGTGGATACCTCCATGCAAACACAGGATGATCTCTATTACGGTGTGTGTACCCGCGAAGTGATGGAAAAACGCTTCCCCGATTCGAGACGCACCTACACGCCTCTCAAAGATATGGAACTCTGCGGCTCGGATATCAACCTCTGCCACGTCCGCATGGCGACCGAACATTTAGATCTTTGGGAATCGTTGCTCGGGGCGCGTAAGAGTCCGTTTAAGCAGGCAAGCAAACTGGGTCTGGGTTTGTTATTTTCGTTAGCCACTCGGCAATTAACACTGGAAGTCGCTGTGAAGCGGATCAGCGAACGGATCGGAATCAAGGGACGCGCGATCGTTTGGCCCTATGCCGAACCTTGCATGGACGTGGACAAACCGCATCAACTTGAAATGATGCGCGCCGACCTGACAAAACAACGGCGGAGATCGCGACCTAAGCCGAAAACTTCTGCAAAGAAAACAACCGGGAAGACAGTAAAGAAGCCGAGCGCGGTCAAAAAGGCTGTTCGAGCAAAATCAAAATCCAGATCTCGTTCAAGATGA
- a CDS encoding GAF domain-containing protein has protein sequence MNKGLRKKKISKSALLSESEQPLDGHRQREAMLQALIFAAEQFLKSSDWRANIDNLLERLGKTINASHCYLFEHFADQDGQELSSLRYEWAAPGFTSSVDDPVYRAHPVRVIPGTTDEILQRGEMLVATASTFPPAEKERLSQLGVKALMEAPVIVNGYWWGTLGVDDMTGERGWSPVEADMLRAASNVLGAAIKRQADEAILQSELEERRSVEVSLRQRESILGVVAEAANRLLKSSDWRSEINSILENLGGTIRASHAYLFENHIREDGIPATSMRFEWTSPSHPTDLGVAKYQSIPLKEPDFEGWYEVMSAGLPYLGDLQHASPEDVDFLRDRGMQALLDVPIYVDGAWWGTIGFDDMDHSRVWSNAEVDALVVASNILGAAIQRQQAEAELRTREQNYRALYEMAEKQTQELALLSNVRNVMSQELDLPSLLRSVVEAVAESFGYALVSVYLLEGDTLVMQHQVGYDKVIARIPLNKGIAGRVASTGKSVFLEDVRSAPDFLGAIENIVSEICIPLFDEGRVVGILNVESVRGVKLTQVDLDLLDALGQHIGIAIGRVRLYTDAQRELEARKQAEIERENLIAELAAKNAELERFTYTVSHDLKAPLFTIRGFLGYLEKDMLAGDRERFQKDALRIADATEKMQQLLNDLLELSRIGRLMNEPKEIQLDELVREILALLHGQIQERGVTVQVQENLPRVFADRRRIGEVLQNLIENAVKFMGDQPDPRVEIGQSGEENGMPILFVRDNGIGISDDHFERVFGLFNKLDPKTDGTGIGLALVKRIIEFHGGRIWVESEAGKGAAFFFTLPAQGMPDSDYNRLSRL, from the coding sequence ATGAATAAGGGTTTACGCAAAAAGAAAATTTCAAAAAGCGCTTTACTCAGCGAGTCCGAACAGCCTCTTGACGGTCATCGTCAGCGCGAAGCCATGCTGCAGGCGTTGATCTTTGCGGCTGAGCAATTTTTAAAGTCCTCCGACTGGCGTGCGAATATTGACAACCTGCTCGAACGGTTGGGCAAAACGATCAATGCCTCCCATTGTTATCTTTTTGAACATTTTGCCGATCAAGATGGTCAAGAACTTTCATCCCTGCGGTACGAGTGGGCGGCGCCCGGTTTTACCAGTTCCGTTGATGATCCGGTATATCGGGCGCACCCGGTCCGCGTCATCCCGGGAACGACGGATGAAATTTTGCAGAGAGGAGAAATGTTGGTTGCCACGGCTTCCACATTTCCTCCCGCCGAAAAGGAACGTCTGAGTCAATTGGGGGTCAAAGCCTTGATGGAAGCGCCGGTGATCGTTAACGGATATTGGTGGGGAACCCTCGGCGTGGACGATATGACCGGAGAACGAGGTTGGTCTCCGGTTGAGGCGGATATGCTGCGCGCCGCGTCAAATGTGCTGGGCGCGGCCATCAAACGTCAAGCGGATGAGGCGATTTTGCAATCCGAGTTGGAGGAACGCCGGTCTGTCGAGGTGAGCCTGCGCCAGCGTGAATCCATTCTGGGGGTTGTGGCAGAGGCGGCGAACCGCCTGCTGAAATCGTCCGATTGGAGATCCGAGATCAATTCGATTCTGGAAAATTTGGGCGGAACGATCAGAGCCAGTCATGCCTATCTTTTTGAGAATCATATCCGTGAGGATGGTATTCCGGCCACATCCATGCGTTTTGAATGGACGTCACCTTCTCACCCAACCGACTTGGGTGTCGCGAAATACCAGAGCATCCCGTTAAAAGAACCCGATTTTGAGGGATGGTATGAAGTGATGAGCGCCGGTCTGCCTTATTTGGGAGATTTACAGCACGCTTCGCCAGAAGATGTGGACTTTCTCCGCGACCGCGGTATGCAGGCGCTGCTCGACGTTCCTATTTATGTGGATGGCGCATGGTGGGGCACGATCGGCTTCGACGATATGGATCATTCCCGCGTCTGGTCGAATGCGGAGGTGGATGCGTTAGTTGTCGCATCTAATATTTTGGGCGCGGCGATCCAACGTCAACAGGCGGAAGCGGAACTGCGAACGCGGGAGCAGAACTACCGAGCCTTGTACGAAATGGCGGAAAAGCAGACGCAAGAACTTGCGCTCTTAAGCAATGTGCGCAATGTGATGTCTCAGGAGTTGGACCTGCCCTCTCTGCTTCGGAGCGTTGTCGAGGCGGTGGCTGAGTCGTTTGGGTACGCGCTCGTCAGCGTCTATCTGCTGGAAGGAGATACGCTGGTTATGCAGCATCAAGTGGGGTATGACAAAGTGATCGCGCGCATCCCGCTAAACAAAGGAATAGCCGGGCGCGTGGCATCCACTGGCAAATCAGTATTCTTGGAGGATGTTCGATCAGCCCCCGATTTCCTCGGAGCCATCGAAAACATTGTGTCTGAGATTTGTATTCCACTATTCGATGAAGGACGGGTGGTCGGAATCTTGAACGTGGAAAGCGTGCGAGGGGTAAAACTCACGCAAGTTGATCTCGATCTACTGGATGCGCTCGGTCAGCACATCGGCATTGCGATCGGTCGCGTGCGGCTTTACACAGACGCCCAGCGCGAACTGGAGGCTCGCAAACAAGCGGAGATCGAACGCGAAAACCTGATCGCCGAACTCGCGGCGAAGAACGCCGAACTCGAACGGTTCACATACACAGTCTCGCACGATCTCAAAGCGCCGCTCTTTACCATTCGCGGGTTTCTTGGCTATCTCGAAAAAGATATGCTGGCTGGCGACCGCGAACGCTTTCAAAAAGACGCGCTGCGCATTGCCGATGCCACTGAGAAGATGCAACAACTCCTAAACGACCTGTTGGAACTTTCCCGCATCGGGCGTCTAATGAACGAACCGAAAGAGATTCAACTTGATGAACTTGTTCGCGAAATCCTTGCCTTATTGCATGGACAAATTCAGGAACGCGGCGTTACGGTTCAGGTCCAAGAGAATCTTCCGCGCGTATTCGCCGACCGTCGGCGTATCGGCGAAGTCTTGCAAAACCTGATAGAGAACGCGGTCAAATTTATGGGAGACCAGCCCGACCCGCGCGTAGAGATCGGTCAGTCCGGCGAAGAGAACGGGATGCCCATCCTGTTCGTTCGAGATAACGGCATCGGCATTTCGGACGATCACTTCGAACGCGTCTTTGGTTTATTCAACAAACTGGATCCTAAAACGGATGGCACCGGTATCGGTCTCGCCCTCGTAAAACGGATCATCGAATTTCACGGAGGCAGGATCTGGGTGGAGAGCGAAGCGGGAAAAGGCGCGGCGTTCTTCTTCACGCTTCCCGCGCAGGGGATGCCTGATTCGGACTATAATAGGTTATCCCGACTTTAG
- a CDS encoding SH3 domain-containing protein, giving the protein MRKRHLIFVIVILSLTACNFPSGQATQTPAPTPLPTGTRTASPRPTATFTATSSLSVAIALDAPVNCRSGPATSFTVIGELRPGRQAEVIGKSADLAWWYVKNPSDPSTTCWLFADLVSIEGGVESLPVVSPPEVTVTGVTVSVEPPVMNVACNAFPRLVTVNVEISVSGPAVVTWRWEERSTGDISDEQSVLFEVGGTKTVQVLYQVRGARDYTMIVRTLQPNEQTGQTTFKAVCTP; this is encoded by the coding sequence ATGAGAAAGCGCCATTTGATTTTTGTCATTGTTATATTGAGTCTGACCGCATGCAATTTTCCATCGGGTCAGGCAACGCAAACGCCTGCGCCCACACCGCTCCCTACCGGAACACGCACGGCATCTCCGCGTCCCACTGCGACTTTTACCGCGACTTCCTCGCTTTCAGTTGCTATTGCGCTCGACGCGCCGGTAAATTGTCGTTCGGGTCCAGCCACATCGTTTACCGTTATCGGTGAATTGCGACCGGGCAGGCAGGCGGAAGTGATCGGCAAAAGCGCGGACTTGGCTTGGTGGTACGTGAAGAATCCCAGCGACCCATCCACTACGTGCTGGCTGTTTGCGGATCTCGTGTCCATTGAAGGGGGAGTGGAGTCGCTTCCGGTGGTGAGTCCGCCGGAGGTGACTGTGACAGGCGTCACCGTGAGCGTTGAACCGCCGGTCATGAACGTCGCGTGTAACGCCTTTCCGCGTCTAGTCACAGTAAACGTTGAAATTTCGGTGAGCGGTCCCGCCGTTGTGACTTGGCGCTGGGAGGAACGCAGTACCGGCGATATCTCAGATGAACAAAGCGTCTTGTTCGAGGTCGGCGGCACGAAAACCGTGCAGGTTCTGTATCAAGTGCGCGGCGCGCGCGATTACACGATGATCGTGCGCACGCTTCAACCTAACGAGCAGACCGGTCAGACGACGTTCAAAGCGGTCTGCACACCGTAA
- the surE gene encoding 5'/3'-nucleotidase SurE: MHILVTNDDGVTAPGLLALAQEIRKLGKVTVFAPDKNWSASGHVKTLDRPLRVRETLLSDGTPAFTSDGAPSDCVALPLLGFLKEKIDLVISGINPHGNLGHDITYSGTVTAALEAVITGVKGIAVSLESPDGHAGALDYSTAAIVARRVAEKVIANGLPEGVAMNVNVPYLKEDELKGYLITRQGLRVYRDALDSRLDPRGKPYYWIGGDAPTGVAEDGTDFGALAGGYVSITPLQLDLTHYKAMDVLKTWEF, from the coding sequence ATGCACATTCTTGTTACCAACGACGACGGCGTTACCGCACCGGGCTTGCTCGCGCTCGCGCAGGAGATTCGCAAACTCGGCAAAGTGACGGTGTTCGCGCCAGACAAAAACTGGTCCGCTTCGGGACATGTGAAAACGCTCGACCGCCCCCTGCGCGTGCGCGAAACGCTTCTTTCCGACGGGACGCCTGCCTTCACCTCCGACGGCGCTCCCTCCGATTGTGTCGCGTTGCCACTGCTCGGCTTCCTCAAAGAGAAGATCGACCTCGTCATTTCGGGAATCAACCCGCATGGAAATCTGGGACACGACATCACCTATTCGGGGACCGTCACCGCCGCGCTGGAAGCGGTCATCACCGGCGTGAAGGGAATCGCCGTCTCGCTTGAATCGCCCGATGGGCACGCGGGCGCGCTGGATTATTCCACAGCCGCAATCGTGGCGCGCCGCGTCGCGGAAAAGGTCATCGCGAACGGGTTGCCCGAAGGCGTGGCGATGAACGTCAACGTCCCATATTTGAAAGAGGATGAACTCAAAGGCTACCTGATCACGCGGCAGGGATTACGCGTCTACCGCGACGCGCTCGATTCCCGCCTCGACCCGCGCGGCAAGCCATATTACTGGATCGGCGGCGACGCACCCACTGGCGTGGCGGAGGACGGCACCGACTTCGGCGCGCTCGCTGGCGGATATGTTTCGATCACGCCCTTGCAATTGGATTTGACGCATTACAAGGCGATGGACGTGTTGAAAACGTGGGAGTTTTGA
- a CDS encoding MGMT family protein: protein MRYTSPPNQQLYYEQVWNLVRQIPRGKVASYGQIALMLPPPNGVEFEAYKAFGPRWVGGAMAACPDDVPWQRVINSQGKISERAGAERQRLLLEEEGIVFVKDKIDLKKYGWRGLGEEDEPRQESLF, encoded by the coding sequence ATGCGTTACACTTCCCCTCCTAACCAGCAACTCTATTACGAACAAGTGTGGAATCTCGTGCGGCAAATCCCGCGCGGCAAAGTCGCATCCTACGGACAGATCGCTCTGATGCTGCCTCCTCCCAACGGCGTGGAGTTCGAGGCATACAAGGCTTTCGGTCCGCGCTGGGTGGGCGGCGCGATGGCGGCTTGCCCCGATGATGTGCCATGGCAGAGGGTCATCAACTCGCAGGGAAAAATCAGCGAACGCGCGGGCGCGGAGAGGCAACGTCTCTTGCTCGAAGAAGAGGGAATCGTGTTCGTGAAGGATAAGATTGATTTGAAGAAGTACGGTTGGCGCGGTCTCGGCGAGGAGGATGAACCGAGACAGGAAAGTTTGTTTTAG
- the dcm gene encoding DNA (cytosine-5-)-methyltransferase — protein sequence MKKHNAAIRFIDLFCGIGGFRFAAEEVLSKHGLSSECVFSSDIDPYAREAYRANFGEYPAGDITKINEFDIPDHDILFAGFPCQPFSIIGNGKGFDDTRGTLFFDIARILAAKKPKAFILENVKRLIGHDQGRTLQKILHVLRDELGYTVTYKSLNALDYGLPQKRERVIIVGFSQPTSFQFPPKQGTFTPLGDILEKEVDEKHFASEKIRQKRWDIHTPAISPSIWHENKAGHISSYPFSCALRAGASYNYLLVDGERRLTPREMLRLQGFPDTFKIAVSESQTRKQAGNAVPVNIIKAVFESLLPTLLYIRG from the coding sequence ATGAAAAAACATAACGCGGCAATCCGATTCATTGATCTCTTCTGCGGCATCGGCGGGTTTCGATTCGCCGCAGAAGAAGTTTTGTCAAAGCATGGCTTGTCATCGGAATGCGTTTTTTCCAGCGACATTGATCCGTACGCAAGGGAAGCCTATCGCGCGAATTTTGGCGAATATCCCGCTGGCGATATCACAAAAATAAACGAATTCGATATTCCCGACCATGACATTTTATTCGCAGGCTTTCCTTGTCAGCCGTTTAGCATCATCGGCAACGGAAAGGGATTCGACGACACGCGCGGCACATTGTTCTTCGATATTGCCCGAATCCTTGCGGCGAAAAAGCCAAAGGCGTTCATTCTTGAAAACGTCAAACGTCTCATCGGGCACGATCAAGGCAGGACGTTGCAAAAAATCCTTCACGTGTTGCGCGACGAACTCGGATATACCGTAACATACAAGTCGCTCAACGCGTTGGATTATGGCTTGCCGCAAAAAAGAGAGCGGGTGATCATCGTCGGCTTTTCTCAACCGACCTCGTTTCAATTTCCGCCCAAGCAGGGGACATTCACTCCGCTCGGCGATATTTTGGAAAAGGAAGTGGACGAGAAACATTTCGCTTCGGAAAAGATTCGCCAAAAACGGTGGGATATCCACACTCCAGCCATTAGCCCTTCCATTTGGCACGAGAACAAGGCTGGGCACATCTCATCCTATCCGTTTTCTTGCGCCCTGCGGGCGGGCGCCTCCTACAATTATTTACTTGTTGACGGGGAGCGCCGATTAACTCCAAGGGAAATGTTGCGCTTGCAGGGATTCCCCGACACGTTCAAGATCGCAGTCTCCGAATCGCAGACGCGCAAGCAGGCAGGGAATGCCGTCCCAGTCAACATCATCAAGGCGGTGTTCGAATCGCTCCTGCCGACATTGCTCTACATACGCGGGTAA
- a CDS encoding very short patch repair endonuclease, with amino-acid sequence MDTFSKKQRSAIMRAVKSKGNKSTEGRLIEILKSQRIKGWRRNYRLAGHPDFVFPQKRIALFADGCFWHGHNCRNVVPSDNADYWKRKIRRNKARDKAITKELTQRGWKVVRIWECQIKRGHIQRLSKIY; translated from the coding sequence ATGGACACCTTTTCCAAGAAACAACGCTCTGCGATCATGCGGGCTGTCAAATCGAAGGGGAATAAATCCACGGAAGGCAGGCTGATCGAGATATTAAAATCCCAGCGCATCAAGGGCTGGCGCAGAAATTATCGCCTCGCGGGTCATCCCGATTTTGTTTTTCCGCAAAAACGGATTGCGCTTTTTGCCGACGGCTGTTTCTGGCACGGTCACAATTGCCGCAACGTCGTCCCTTCCGACAATGCCGATTACTGGAAAAGGAAAATCAGACGCAACAAAGCAAGGGACAAGGCGATCACAAAGGAATTGACTCAAAGAGGCTGGAAGGTTGTGCGGATTTGGGAATGTCAAATTAAGCGGGGACATATTCAAAGACTTTCGAAGATCTATTGA
- a CDS encoding endo-1,3-alpha-glucanase family glycosylhydrolase, giving the protein MNRIQRMSGLLLILALLAACNIPASTTPSPAATQISPTAFHTNVAPAYDKTSQPAVTEAYRLKLRLTTTSDWTRVIFENATLAITDQNIIQGADAPELNIIEMPEIVIGKKALDQTKLVVEFEAYIPVMDEDAIRIGIGKGSLGFTQIEVYNFNQDQPVKIQTLNHSGVVSGGGDLNKKIFEIPTKSLADNGPRTLPIHSYPKTVLAFYYPWYGLADGASREPRVWKEYHPVRTPAVGYYDSHDSATVEKQIDEAKSSGIDGFIVSWWGINDFTDRALRNVILPAAGRKSFAITIYYEDYGQDRDQIATDFAYLINEYGPEPAFMKMDGHPVLFVYDSVATKFKREDWEFVFQSLADKGLHCFCIADGISSAFHLGDAQFSYLFDLFQGIHNYFPLGYSQEFLQQFYKSNSLKANAKDILFAGTASPGFDNSSWAPAFGKEKLTIGREDGQLYRQTWEAAVASAPAWMLITTFNEWPEGTEIEPSQEFGDQYLQITRELVDSWKK; this is encoded by the coding sequence ATGAACCGAATTCAACGCATGTCGGGCTTGCTTCTCATCCTTGCGCTCCTCGCCGCCTGCAACATCCCCGCTTCAACCACACCATCGCCCGCCGCAACCCAGATCAGCCCCACAGCCTTCCACACGAACGTCGCGCCCGCGTACGACAAAACGAGTCAGCCCGCGGTGACCGAAGCGTATCGCCTGAAGTTGCGACTGACCACCACCTCCGATTGGACGCGGGTCATTTTTGAGAACGCGACGCTGGCGATCACAGACCAAAACATCATCCAAGGGGCGGACGCGCCAGAGTTGAACATCATTGAAATGCCTGAGATCGTCATCGGCAAAAAAGCGCTCGATCAAACCAAACTCGTCGTTGAGTTTGAAGCGTATATCCCCGTGATGGACGAAGACGCAATTAGAATCGGCATCGGAAAGGGGAGTTTGGGATTTACCCAGATCGAAGTCTATAATTTCAATCAAGACCAGCCTGTAAAGATTCAAACGTTGAACCATTCGGGCGTTGTCAGCGGCGGGGGCGACCTCAATAAAAAGATTTTTGAAATCCCCACAAAATCGTTGGCAGACAACGGACCGCGCACACTCCCGATTCATTCCTACCCGAAAACTGTCCTGGCATTCTACTATCCTTGGTATGGTCTTGCGGATGGCGCTTCGCGAGAACCGCGCGTGTGGAAGGAGTATCACCCTGTCCGCACGCCAGCGGTTGGATATTACGACTCTCACGACTCCGCGACCGTGGAAAAGCAGATCGACGAGGCAAAATCAAGCGGCATTGACGGGTTCATCGTTTCCTGGTGGGGCATCAACGACTTCACAGACCGCGCCCTCAGAAACGTGATTCTCCCAGCGGCAGGCAGGAAATCTTTTGCAATCACCATCTACTATGAAGACTACGGTCAGGATCGAGATCAAATAGCGACCGACTTCGCTTATCTCATCAACGAATACGGACCCGAACCCGCGTTCATGAAAATGGACGGTCATCCCGTATTGTTCGTCTATGACAGCGTTGCGACAAAATTCAAAAGGGAAGATTGGGAGTTCGTTTTTCAAAGCCTTGCGGACAAAGGTCTACACTGCTTTTGCATTGCCGACGGTATTTCGTCCGCCTTTCATCTCGGCGATGCGCAGTTTAGTTACCTCTTCGATCTCTTTCAAGGCATCCACAATTATTTCCCTCTCGGTTATTCGCAGGAATTCCTGCAACAGTTCTATAAATCCAATTCGCTGAAAGCCAACGCGAAGGATATTCTCTTCGCAGGCACAGCCTCGCCTGGCTTCGACAATTCCTCATGGGCGCCCGCCTTCGGCAAAGAAAAACTCACCATCGGGCGGGAGGATGGACAGTTGTATCGCCAAACATGGGAAGCCGCAGTCGCCAGCGCCCCCGCGTGGATGTTGATCACTACGTTCAACGAATGGCCCGAAGGCACGGAGATCGAACCCAGCCAGGAGTTTGGAGATCAATACCTCCAAATCACCCGCGAACTTGTAGATTCATGGAAGAAATAA